A genomic region of Saccopteryx bilineata isolate mSacBil1 chromosome 1, mSacBil1_pri_phased_curated, whole genome shotgun sequence contains the following coding sequences:
- the PGM3 gene encoding phosphoacetylglucosamine mutase isoform X1: protein MDLDSISKHSALHAKPSGLILQYGTAGFRMKAEHLDHVMFRMGLLAVLRSKQTKSTIGVMVTASHNPEEDNGVKLVDPLGEMLAPSWEEHATCLANAEEQNMQKVLMNICKKAAVDLQQAAFIVIGRDTRSSSEKLAQSVIDGITVLGGQFHDYGLLTTPQLHYMVYCRNTNGQYGKATVEGYYQKLSKAFVELTKQAFSSGDEYQSLKVDCANGIGALQLREMRGYFSQGLSVQLFNVGTKGKLNHLCGADFVKSHQKPPQGMEMKSNERCCSFDGDADRIVYYYRDTDGHFHLIDGDKIATLISSFLKELLLEIGENLNLGVVQTAYANGSSTRYLEEVMKVPVYCTKTGVKHLHHKAQEFDIGVYFEANGHGTVLFSKAAEMKIKQLAKELEDKKRKAAKMLANIIDLSNQAAGDAISDMLVIEAILALKGLTIQQWDALYTDLPNRQLKVKVADRQVICTTDAERQAVTPPGLQEAINDLVKKYKLSRAFVRPSGTEDVVRVYAEADSQESADSLAHEVSCAVYQLAGGVGEKPQPVSEDI from the exons ATGGATTTAGATTCGATTTCAAAACACTCAGCATTACACGCCAAGCCCAGTGGACTCATTCTTCAATATGGGACTGCTGGATTTCGAATGAAAGCAGAACATCTTGATCATGTCATGTTTCGCATGGGATTATTAGCTGTTCTCAGGTCAAAACAGACAAAATCTACAATCGGAGTCATGGTAACAGCATCACACAATCCTGAG gaagaCAATGGTGTCAAATTGGTTGATCCTTTGGGTGAAATGCTGGCACCTTCCTGGGAGGAACATGCTACTTGTTTGGCAAATGCTGAGGAACAAAATATGCAGAAAGTGTTGATGAACATCTGCAAGAAAGCTGCTGTGGACCTGCAACAAGCTGCCTTCATAGTGATTGGCAGAGATACCAG gTCTAGCAGTGAAAAACTTGCACAGTCTGTAATAGATGGCATCACCGTTTTAGGAGGTCAATTTCATG ATTATGGCTTACTAACAACGCCTCAGCTCCACTACATGGTTTACTGTCGAAATACCAATGGCCAGTATGGAAAGGCAACTGTGGAAGGCTACTACCAGAAACTCTCCAAGGCCTTTGTAGAACTTACCAAACAG GCTTTCTCCAGTGGAGATGAGTACCAGTCACTGAAGGTTGACTGTGCAAATGGCATAGGGGCGCTGCAGCTGCGAGAAATGCGGGGCTACTTCTCCCAGGGGCTGTCAGTTCAGCTGTTTAATGTTGGGACCAAAGGGAAACTCAATCATTTATGTGGGGCTGATTTTGTGAAAAGTCATCAGAAACCTCCGCAGG GAATGGAAATGAAGTCCAATGAAAGGTGCTGTTCCTTTGATGGAGATGCAGACAGAATTGTTTATTACTACCGTGATACAGACGGCCACTTTCATCTCATCGATGGAGACAAGATAGCAACACTCATTAGCAGTTTCCTTAAAGAGCTCTTGTTGGAG ATTGGAGAAAATTTGAATCTTGGTGTTGTACAAACTGCATATGCAAATGGAAGTTCAACACGGTACCTTGAAGAAGTTATGAAG GTACCAGTCTATTGTACTAAAACTGGTGTAAAACATTTACACCACAAGGCTCAAGAGTTTGATATTGGagtttattttgaagcaaatggaCATGGCACA GTACTGTTCAGTAAGGCTGCTGAAATGAAGATAAAACAACTAGCAAAAGAATTAGaagataaaaaaaggaaagctgcTAAAATGCTTGCAAACATCATTGACTTGTCTAACCAG GCGGCTGGCGATGCTATTTCTGACATGCTGGTGATTGAGGCTATCTTGGCTCTGAAAGGCTTGACTATACAACAATGGGATGCTCTCTATACAGATCTTCCAAACAGACAGCTCAAAGTTAAG GTTGCAGACAGGCAAGTGATTTGCACCACTGATGCTGAAAGACAAGCAGTCACACCCCCAGGATTACAGGAGGCCATCAACGACCTGGTGAAGAAGTACAAGCTTTCCCGAGCTTTCGTCCGGCCCTCTGGAACAGAAGATGTAGTCCGGGTGTACGCAGAAGCAGACTCACAG
- the PGM3 gene encoding phosphoacetylglucosamine mutase isoform X3 gives MDLDSISKHSALHAKPSGLILQYGTAGFRMKAEHLDHVMFRMGLLAVLRSKQTKSTIGVMVTASHNPEEDNGVKLVDPLGEMLAPSWEEHATCLANAEEQNMQKVLMNICKKAAVDLQQAAFIVIGRDTRSSSEKLAQSVIDGITVLGGQFHDYGLLTTPQLHYMVYCRNTNGQYGKATVEGYYQKLSKAFVELTKQAFSSGDEYQSLKVDCANGIGALQLREMRGYFSQGLSVQLFNVGTKGKLNHLCGADFVKSHQKPPQGMEMKSNERCCSFDGDADRIVYYYRDTDGHFHLIDGDKIATLISSFLKELLLEIGENLNLGVVQTAYANGSSTRYLEEVMKVPVYCTKTGVKHLHHKAQEFDIGVYFEANGHGTVLFSKAAEMKIKQLAKELEDKKRKAAKMLANIIDLSNQVADRQVICTTDAERQAVTPPGLQEAINDLVKKYKLSRAFVRPSGTEDVVRVYAEADSQESADSLAHEVSCAVYQLAGGVGEKPQPVSEDI, from the exons ATGGATTTAGATTCGATTTCAAAACACTCAGCATTACACGCCAAGCCCAGTGGACTCATTCTTCAATATGGGACTGCTGGATTTCGAATGAAAGCAGAACATCTTGATCATGTCATGTTTCGCATGGGATTATTAGCTGTTCTCAGGTCAAAACAGACAAAATCTACAATCGGAGTCATGGTAACAGCATCACACAATCCTGAG gaagaCAATGGTGTCAAATTGGTTGATCCTTTGGGTGAAATGCTGGCACCTTCCTGGGAGGAACATGCTACTTGTTTGGCAAATGCTGAGGAACAAAATATGCAGAAAGTGTTGATGAACATCTGCAAGAAAGCTGCTGTGGACCTGCAACAAGCTGCCTTCATAGTGATTGGCAGAGATACCAG gTCTAGCAGTGAAAAACTTGCACAGTCTGTAATAGATGGCATCACCGTTTTAGGAGGTCAATTTCATG ATTATGGCTTACTAACAACGCCTCAGCTCCACTACATGGTTTACTGTCGAAATACCAATGGCCAGTATGGAAAGGCAACTGTGGAAGGCTACTACCAGAAACTCTCCAAGGCCTTTGTAGAACTTACCAAACAG GCTTTCTCCAGTGGAGATGAGTACCAGTCACTGAAGGTTGACTGTGCAAATGGCATAGGGGCGCTGCAGCTGCGAGAAATGCGGGGCTACTTCTCCCAGGGGCTGTCAGTTCAGCTGTTTAATGTTGGGACCAAAGGGAAACTCAATCATTTATGTGGGGCTGATTTTGTGAAAAGTCATCAGAAACCTCCGCAGG GAATGGAAATGAAGTCCAATGAAAGGTGCTGTTCCTTTGATGGAGATGCAGACAGAATTGTTTATTACTACCGTGATACAGACGGCCACTTTCATCTCATCGATGGAGACAAGATAGCAACACTCATTAGCAGTTTCCTTAAAGAGCTCTTGTTGGAG ATTGGAGAAAATTTGAATCTTGGTGTTGTACAAACTGCATATGCAAATGGAAGTTCAACACGGTACCTTGAAGAAGTTATGAAG GTACCAGTCTATTGTACTAAAACTGGTGTAAAACATTTACACCACAAGGCTCAAGAGTTTGATATTGGagtttattttgaagcaaatggaCATGGCACA GTACTGTTCAGTAAGGCTGCTGAAATGAAGATAAAACAACTAGCAAAAGAATTAGaagataaaaaaaggaaagctgcTAAAATGCTTGCAAACATCATTGACTTGTCTAACCAG GTTGCAGACAGGCAAGTGATTTGCACCACTGATGCTGAAAGACAAGCAGTCACACCCCCAGGATTACAGGAGGCCATCAACGACCTGGTGAAGAAGTACAAGCTTTCCCGAGCTTTCGTCCGGCCCTCTGGAACAGAAGATGTAGTCCGGGTGTACGCAGAAGCAGACTCACAG
- the PGM3 gene encoding phosphoacetylglucosamine mutase isoform X2: MDLDSISKHSALHAKPSGLILQYGTAGFRMKAEHLDHVMFRMGLLAVLRSKQTKSTIGVMVTASHNPEEDNGVKLVDPLGEMLAPSWEEHATCLANAEEQNMQKVLMNICKKAAVDLQQAAFIVIGRDTRSSSEKLAQSVIDGITVLGGQFHDYGLLTTPQLHYMVYCRNTNGQYGKATVEGYYQKLSKAFVELTKQAFSSGDEYQSLKVDCANGIGALQLREMRGYFSQGLSVQLFNVGTKGKLNHLCGADFVKSHQKPPQGMEMKSNERCCSFDGDADRIVYYYRDTDGHFHLIDGDKIATLISSFLKELLLEIGENLNLGVVQTAYANGSSTRYLEEVMKVLFSKAAEMKIKQLAKELEDKKRKAAKMLANIIDLSNQAAGDAISDMLVIEAILALKGLTIQQWDALYTDLPNRQLKVKVADRQVICTTDAERQAVTPPGLQEAINDLVKKYKLSRAFVRPSGTEDVVRVYAEADSQESADSLAHEVSCAVYQLAGGVGEKPQPVSEDI; the protein is encoded by the exons ATGGATTTAGATTCGATTTCAAAACACTCAGCATTACACGCCAAGCCCAGTGGACTCATTCTTCAATATGGGACTGCTGGATTTCGAATGAAAGCAGAACATCTTGATCATGTCATGTTTCGCATGGGATTATTAGCTGTTCTCAGGTCAAAACAGACAAAATCTACAATCGGAGTCATGGTAACAGCATCACACAATCCTGAG gaagaCAATGGTGTCAAATTGGTTGATCCTTTGGGTGAAATGCTGGCACCTTCCTGGGAGGAACATGCTACTTGTTTGGCAAATGCTGAGGAACAAAATATGCAGAAAGTGTTGATGAACATCTGCAAGAAAGCTGCTGTGGACCTGCAACAAGCTGCCTTCATAGTGATTGGCAGAGATACCAG gTCTAGCAGTGAAAAACTTGCACAGTCTGTAATAGATGGCATCACCGTTTTAGGAGGTCAATTTCATG ATTATGGCTTACTAACAACGCCTCAGCTCCACTACATGGTTTACTGTCGAAATACCAATGGCCAGTATGGAAAGGCAACTGTGGAAGGCTACTACCAGAAACTCTCCAAGGCCTTTGTAGAACTTACCAAACAG GCTTTCTCCAGTGGAGATGAGTACCAGTCACTGAAGGTTGACTGTGCAAATGGCATAGGGGCGCTGCAGCTGCGAGAAATGCGGGGCTACTTCTCCCAGGGGCTGTCAGTTCAGCTGTTTAATGTTGGGACCAAAGGGAAACTCAATCATTTATGTGGGGCTGATTTTGTGAAAAGTCATCAGAAACCTCCGCAGG GAATGGAAATGAAGTCCAATGAAAGGTGCTGTTCCTTTGATGGAGATGCAGACAGAATTGTTTATTACTACCGTGATACAGACGGCCACTTTCATCTCATCGATGGAGACAAGATAGCAACACTCATTAGCAGTTTCCTTAAAGAGCTCTTGTTGGAG ATTGGAGAAAATTTGAATCTTGGTGTTGTACAAACTGCATATGCAAATGGAAGTTCAACACGGTACCTTGAAGAAGTTATGAAG GTACTGTTCAGTAAGGCTGCTGAAATGAAGATAAAACAACTAGCAAAAGAATTAGaagataaaaaaaggaaagctgcTAAAATGCTTGCAAACATCATTGACTTGTCTAACCAG GCGGCTGGCGATGCTATTTCTGACATGCTGGTGATTGAGGCTATCTTGGCTCTGAAAGGCTTGACTATACAACAATGGGATGCTCTCTATACAGATCTTCCAAACAGACAGCTCAAAGTTAAG GTTGCAGACAGGCAAGTGATTTGCACCACTGATGCTGAAAGACAAGCAGTCACACCCCCAGGATTACAGGAGGCCATCAACGACCTGGTGAAGAAGTACAAGCTTTCCCGAGCTTTCGTCCGGCCCTCTGGAACAGAAGATGTAGTCCGGGTGTACGCAGAAGCAGACTCACAG
- the RWDD2A gene encoding RWD domain-containing protein 2A: protein MSSASTKECLQLQLLEMEMLFSMFPNQGEVKLEDVNTLTNIKRYLEGTREALPPKIEFVITLQIEEPKVKIELQVTMPHSYPYGALQLFGRSSELDRQQQLLLNNGLTSYIGTFDPGELCVCAAIQWLQDNSASYFLNRKLVYEPSIQAKPVKNTFLRMWIYSHHIYQQDLRKKILDVGRRLDVTGFCMTGKPGIICVEGFKEHCEEFWHTIRYPNWKHISCKHAESIETEGNGEDLRLFHSFEELLLEAHGDYGLRNDYHMNLGQFLEFLKKHKSEHVFQILFGIESKSSGS from the exons ATGTCCTCTGCGTCTACGAAAGAGTGCCTGCAGCTTCAGCTGCTGGAGATGGAAATGCTGTTTTCCATGTTTCCTAACCAAGGAGAAGTAAAACTTGAAGATGTAAATACCCTGACAAATATAAAGAGATACTTGGAAGGCACAAGGGAGGCGTTGCCACCAAAAATTGAATTTGTCATTACACTCCAGATTGAGGAGCCCAAG GTGAAAATTGAATTGCAAGTAACCATGCCTCACAGCTACCCCTATGGAGCATTACAGCTGTTTGGACGGTCATCTGAGCTTGACAGACAACAGCAGCTACTTCTCAACAATGGCCTCACTTCTTACATAGGGACTTTTGATCCAGGTGAACTCTGTGTATGTGCAGCAATCCAGTGGTTACAGGACAACAGTGCCTCCTATTTCCTAAACAGAAAGCTCGTTTACGAACCGTCCATACAAGCAAAGCCAGTCAAGAACACATTTCTCCGAATGTGGATCTACAGCCACCACATATATCAGCAGGACCTAAGGAAAAAGATTTTGGATGTTGGGAGAAGGCTAGATGTGACTGGATTTTGTATGACAGGAAAGCCTGGTATAATCTGCGTGGAGGGCTTCAAGGAGCACTGTGAGGAGTTCTGGCACACAATTCGGTATCCCAACTGGAAACACATTTCCTGTAAGCATGCTGAAAGTATTGAAACCGAAGGAAATGGGGAGGATCTGcgcctttttcattcttttgaagaGTTGCTCCTTGAAGCCCATGGTGACTATGGGTTAAGGAATGATTATCACATGAATCTGGGCCAGTTTTTAGAATTTCTAAAGAAACACAAAAGTGAGCATGTTTTCCAGATATTATTTGGCATTGAAAGCAAAAGTTCAGGTTCCTAG